One Rhodospirillales bacterium DNA segment encodes these proteins:
- the arsB gene encoding ACR3 family arsenite efflux transporter gives MGANDIAVTAGEQARESSKRRPALGLFERYLTGWVALCIVAGIALGHWLPAPFQAIGRAEIARVNLPVAALIWLMVIPMLLKIDIGALHQVKQHWRGIGVTLFINWAVKPFSMALLGWLFIGHLFRPWLPADQIESYIAGLIILAAAPCTAMVFVWSNLCDGEPLFTLSQVALNDTIMVFAFAPIVGFLLGLSSIAVPWETLVISVVMFIVIPVIVAQLWRRALLARGGAALERTLAALHPLSLIALLATLVLLFGFQGEQILAQPLVILMLAAPILIQVYFNAGFAYLLNRQVGVAHCVAAPSALIGASNFFELAVATAIVLFGFNSGAALATVVGVLVEVPVMLSVVRMTMRSKAWYERAR, from the coding sequence ATGGGCGCGAACGATATCGCGGTGACGGCCGGCGAGCAGGCGCGTGAGTCCTCGAAGCGGCGGCCGGCGCTCGGGCTGTTCGAGCGCTACCTGACGGGGTGGGTGGCGCTGTGCATCGTCGCCGGGATTGCCCTCGGCCACTGGTTGCCGGCGCCATTCCAGGCAATTGGGCGTGCCGAGATTGCCCGGGTCAATCTGCCGGTGGCCGCGTTGATCTGGCTGATGGTCATTCCGATGTTGCTCAAGATCGACATCGGCGCCTTGCATCAGGTCAAGCAGCACTGGCGCGGCATCGGTGTGACGCTGTTCATCAACTGGGCGGTCAAGCCGTTCTCGATGGCGCTTTTGGGCTGGCTGTTCATTGGCCATCTGTTCCGGCCCTGGCTGCCCGCCGACCAGATCGAGTCCTATATCGCCGGGCTGATCATCCTCGCCGCCGCCCCGTGCACGGCGATGGTGTTCGTCTGGTCAAATCTTTGCGACGGCGAGCCGCTGTTTACCCTCAGCCAGGTCGCGCTCAACGATACGATCATGGTCTTCGCGTTCGCGCCGATCGTGGGCTTTCTGCTCGGGCTGTCGTCGATTGCCGTACCTTGGGAAACGCTGGTGATCTCAGTGGTGATGTTCATCGTCATCCCGGTGATCGTAGCCCAGCTCTGGCGCCGTGCCTTACTGGCAAGAGGCGGCGCGGCACTCGAGCGCACGCTCGCGGCCCTGCATCCGCTCTCGCTGATCGCGCTGCTGGCGACGCTGGTCCTGTTGTTCGGCTTCCAGGGGGAGCAGATTCTCGCCCAGCCGCTGGTCATCTTGATGCTGGCGGCGCCGATCTTGATCCAGGTTTATTTCAACGCCGGTTTCGCCTATCTGCTCAACCGCCAGGTCGGCGTCGCCCACTGCGTTGCCGCGCCGTCCGCGCTGATCGGGGCATCGAACTTTTTCGAACTCGCCGTCGCCACCGCCATCGTGCTGTTCGGCTTCAACTCCGGCGCCGCGCTCGCCACCGTCGTTGGCGTCCTGGTCGAAGTGCCGGTGATGCTTTCCGTCGTCCGCATGACGATGCGGAGCAAAGCGTGGTATGAACGGGCTCGCTGA
- a CDS encoding haloacid dehalogenase-like hydrolase, translating into MRKCTLISMLAAGILGALFFASQVRAQEEPLPAWNDGVAKQAIVEFVKATTTEGSSKFVPPEDRIATFDQDGTLWVEHPIYTQAMFALDRIAALAPQHPEWKTEEPFKAVLAGDREAMAKFTEGDWATIVSATHAGMTSDEFLAIVKQWLATAEHPRFKRPPTELIYQPMLEVMAYLRANGFRTYIVTGGGQEFVRVFSDRIYHVPVEQVVGSSITTKYELDAGKPVLMREPKIFFIDDKAGKPVGINLFIGKRPYAAFGNSGGDREMLEWTGAGDGARPMMLVLHDDAEREYAYGPANGLPDTKVGTFSQSLMDEAKQKNWVVISMKSDWKSIFPTVSK; encoded by the coding sequence ATGCGAAAATGTACTCTGATCTCCATGCTCGCTGCGGGGATCCTTGGCGCTCTTTTCTTTGCGTCCCAGGTCCGGGCGCAGGAGGAGCCGCTGCCGGCGTGGAATGATGGGGTAGCCAAACAGGCGATCGTCGAATTCGTCAAGGCGACGACGACCGAGGGCAGTTCCAAGTTCGTGCCGCCCGAGGACCGGATTGCCACCTTCGATCAGGACGGCACGCTGTGGGTCGAGCATCCGATCTACACTCAGGCGATGTTCGCCCTTGATCGGATCGCGGCGCTGGCTCCGCAGCACCCAGAGTGGAAGACCGAGGAGCCCTTCAAGGCGGTGCTGGCCGGCGATCGGGAGGCGATGGCCAAGTTCACCGAAGGGGATTGGGCGACGATCGTCTCCGCCACCCACGCCGGAATGACCTCCGATGAGTTTCTTGCCATCGTCAAGCAGTGGTTGGCCACCGCCGAACATCCACGGTTCAAACGGCCGCCGACCGAGTTGATCTATCAGCCGATGCTCGAGGTGATGGCGTATCTGCGCGCCAACGGCTTCCGGACTTACATCGTGACTGGTGGTGGCCAGGAATTCGTGCGCGTATTTAGTGACCGGATCTATCACGTCCCGGTCGAGCAAGTGGTCGGCTCAAGCATCACGACCAAGTACGAGCTCGATGCCGGCAAGCCGGTGTTGATGCGCGAGCCGAAGATCTTCTTCATCGATGACAAGGCCGGCAAGCCCGTCGGCATCAATTTGTTCATCGGCAAGCGACCCTATGCCGCGTTCGGCAATTCCGGCGGTGATCGCGAGATGCTGGAGTGGACAGGGGCGGGCGACGGCGCTCGACCGATGATGCTGGTGCTGCACGACGACGCCGAGCGTGAATATGCCTACGGTCCGGCGAACGGCCTGCCGGACACCAAGGTCGGCACCTTCTCGCAGTCGCTGATGGATGAGGCCAAGCAGAAGAACTGGGTTGTTATCAGCATGAAGAGCGACTGGAAATCGATCTTTCCCACGGTGTCCAAGTAA
- a CDS encoding dienelactone hydrolase family protein, with translation MGEVIRLRAEDGHEFTAWHAETVPPRKGAVVVVQEIFGVNAHIRSVCERFAAAGYTAIAPALFDRLRSGVELGYDEAGIVEGRDLVAALGWDSPMREIAASAKALRADGAVGVVGYCWGGSVTFLAACRLNIGCAAAYYGRHIVDFLSERPRCPVTFHFGAEDALIPAENVEKVRAAYPQAPLWVYDGAGHGFNCDQRPDFRPAAANAALIRTLDLFAQHLT, from the coding sequence ATGGGCGAGGTCATCCGATTGCGGGCCGAGGATGGGCACGAGTTTACCGCCTGGCATGCGGAAACGGTTCCGCCGCGCAAGGGCGCGGTGGTCGTCGTCCAGGAGATTTTCGGCGTCAACGCCCATATCCGTTCCGTCTGCGAGCGCTTTGCCGCCGCTGGCTACACGGCAATCGCCCCGGCGCTGTTCGACCGGCTGCGTTCAGGTGTCGAGCTTGGCTATGATGAGGCGGGCATCGTCGAAGGCCGCGACCTCGTCGCCGCGCTCGGCTGGGACTCGCCGATGCGCGAGATCGCGGCATCAGCCAAGGCGCTGCGTGCCGACGGCGCGGTCGGCGTCGTCGGCTACTGCTGGGGCGGCTCGGTCACGTTCCTTGCCGCCTGTCGTCTCAACATCGGCTGCGCTGCTGCGTATTATGGCCGCCATATCGTTGACTTTCTCAGCGAGCGCCCACGCTGCCCCGTCACCTTCCATTTTGGCGCCGAGGATGCGCTAATCCCCGCTGAAAACGTCGAAAAGGTGCGAGCGGCCTATCCCCAGGCGCCATTGTGGGTCTACGACGGTGCGGGTCATGGCTTCAATTGCGATCAACGCCCTGATTTTCGACCCGCCGCCGCCAACGCTGCCCTGATCCGCACGCTCGATTTGTTCGCCCAGCACCTGACCTGA
- a CDS encoding metalloregulator ArsR/SmtB family transcription factor, which produces MEMKIAIGALGALAQEHRLTVFRLLVCEGPSGLPAGEIADRIAVPPSTLSHHLAQLERAGLLRSWRVERRIFYAVDIEGTRRLVAFLTEDCCQGRPEICGFKRGGGSHDDYDLPQSQVRDVAERPCDDPELG; this is translated from the coding sequence ATGGAAATGAAGATCGCCATCGGTGCGCTCGGCGCGCTTGCCCAGGAGCACCGCCTGACGGTGTTCCGGCTGCTGGTTTGCGAAGGCCCGAGCGGACTGCCGGCCGGCGAGATCGCCGATCGCATCGCCGTGCCGCCGTCGACCCTGTCGCACCATCTGGCGCAACTGGAACGCGCGGGACTGCTGCGCTCATGGCGGGTCGAACGACGAATTTTCTACGCCGTCGACATCGAGGGGACACGCCGGCTGGTTGCGTTCCTGACCGAGGACTGCTGCCAGGGGCGCCCGGAAATTTGCGGATTCAAGCGGGGAGGAGGCTCGCATGACGATTACGATCTACCACAATCCCAAGTGCGGGACGTCGCGGAACGTCCTTGCGATGATCCGGAACTCGGGTGA
- the arsC gene encoding arsenate reductase (glutaredoxin) (This arsenate reductase requires both glutathione and glutaredoxin to convert arsenate to arsenite, after which the efflux transporter formed by ArsA and ArsB can extrude the arsenite from the cell, providing resistance.) has protein sequence MTITIYHNPKCGTSRNVLAMIRNSGEEPRVVEYLKTPPGRAELVDLISRAGMTPRDLLRRKGTPYDDLGLDDPTIGEDALIDAMIEHPILINRPIVVTPLGVKLCRPSEAVLDILPNPQRGAFVKEDGEVVADASGHRVR, from the coding sequence ATGACGATTACGATCTACCACAATCCCAAGTGCGGGACGTCGCGGAACGTCCTTGCGATGATCCGGAACTCGGGTGAGGAGCCGCGCGTCGTCGAGTACCTGAAGACGCCGCCTGGCCGCGCCGAACTCGTCGATTTGATCTCTCGCGCCGGCATGACGCCGCGGGATCTGTTGCGGCGTAAAGGTACGCCCTACGATGATCTCGGCCTCGACGATCCGACGATCGGCGAAGACGCGCTGATCGATGCCATGATCGAGCATCCGATCCTGATCAACCGGCCGATTGTCGTAACCCCTCTCGGCGTGAAGCTCTGTCGACCGTCCGAGGCGGTCCTCGACATTCTGCCGAACCCCCAGCGCGGCGCCTTCGTCAAGGAGGACGGCGAAGTCGTCGCCGATGCGAGCGGGCACAGGGTCCGATAG
- a CDS encoding DUF4118 domain-containing protein — MIRLRHRTEQPRLRRRRDGAAYAGRVWPYLAAAIVTALALCLALLIKKELYVANVALIFLAGVVLCAARWGLPPALLACALSSVSLNFFFFPPLHNLAVREPENIVAVITFVGVAIFVGRLTARARTTATLAERRAAVNAELYAFARQLSTVDDLDELLTLTVRHIAATLGVNAILLLAEEDAMTVRAAAPPTVSIEPRDLAQARRSLALQRGATDDDAAASATYLFLPLRIATTTVGVVGLTRDARPPSLDADDRNFVEAIADQVAVAIERSLLAADVERARVMAETESLRSAMLSSISHDLKTPLASILGAATSLGCYSSYFEQQEREDLVATIREEAERMSCFIANLLDITRVESGTLQVMREATDVEEVIGAAVRRARRLLSRHRLQLSIAPDLPMLAIDGVLLEQTLFNLLDNAAKYSPDRSTITIEARWVDDRVMIKITDEGLGIHPPDVRRIFEKFYRSEHGRRQRAGTGLGLAICRGFVEAMGGRIIAGNRTDRPGAVFMIGFTRPDSGTVPCDLGVDDD, encoded by the coding sequence ATGATCAGGTTAAGGCACAGGACCGAGCAGCCGCGGTTGCGGCGGCGGCGAGATGGGGCCGCCTACGCGGGGCGGGTGTGGCCCTATCTCGCCGCCGCGATCGTAACGGCGCTCGCGCTCTGCCTTGCCCTGTTGATCAAAAAGGAACTCTACGTCGCCAATGTCGCGCTGATCTTTCTCGCCGGCGTCGTCCTGTGCGCCGCCCGCTGGGGGTTGCCGCCCGCGCTCCTGGCCTGCGCACTGAGCAGCGTTTCGCTCAACTTTTTCTTCTTTCCGCCGTTGCACAATCTGGCGGTGCGGGAGCCCGAGAACATCGTTGCCGTCATCACCTTCGTTGGTGTCGCCATCTTCGTCGGCCGCCTGACCGCGCGCGCCCGCACGACAGCAACGCTGGCCGAACGTCGGGCAGCGGTGAACGCGGAGCTTTACGCGTTCGCCCGCCAGCTCAGCACCGTCGACGACCTCGATGAGCTGTTGACGCTCACGGTCCGGCATATCGCCGCGACGCTCGGGGTCAACGCCATTCTTCTGCTGGCGGAGGAAGACGCCATGACCGTCCGCGCCGCGGCCCCGCCGACGGTCTCGATCGAGCCGCGCGACCTGGCACAGGCCAGGCGCTCCCTCGCCCTGCAGCGCGGTGCAACCGATGATGATGCCGCGGCCTCGGCGACATACCTGTTCCTGCCGCTGCGAATCGCGACAACCACGGTGGGCGTCGTCGGACTCACGCGTGATGCACGCCCCCCGTCGTTGGACGCTGACGACCGCAACTTTGTCGAGGCGATTGCCGATCAGGTTGCCGTCGCCATCGAACGATCCTTGCTGGCGGCCGATGTCGAGCGGGCACGGGTGATGGCCGAGACGGAGAGCCTGCGCTCGGCGATGCTGTCGTCGATCTCGCACGATCTGAAGACGCCGCTTGCGTCCATCCTCGGTGCGGCCACGAGCCTCGGCTGCTACAGCTCCTACTTCGAGCAGCAGGAGCGCGAGGACCTGGTTGCGACCATCCGCGAGGAAGCCGAACGGATGAGCTGCTTCATCGCTAATCTCCTCGATATCACCCGGGTGGAATCGGGCACCTTACAGGTGATGCGGGAGGCAACCGACGTCGAGGAAGTGATCGGCGCCGCGGTACGCCGGGCGCGTCGCCTCCTCAGCCGCCACCGGCTCCAGCTCAGCATCGCGCCCGACCTGCCGATGCTCGCGATCGACGGCGTTCTCCTCGAGCAGACCCTTTTCAACCTGCTCGACAACGCAGCCAAATATTCACCCGATCGATCGACGATCACCATAGAAGCACGCTGGGTCGACGATCGCGTCATGATCAAGATCACCGACGAGGGCCTAGGAATCCACCCGCCGGACGTCCGGCGCATTTTCGAGAAGTTCTATCGCTCGGAGCACGGCAGGCGGCAACGCGCCGGAACCGGCCTTGGGCTTGCCATCTGTCGCGGGTTCGTCGAGGCGATGGGCGGGCGGATCATCGCCGGCAACCGGACCGACCGGCCTGGTGCGGTCTTCATGATCGGATTTACGCGACCGGACAGTGGCACGGTGCCCTGCGATTTGGGGGTGGACGATGACTGA
- the arsM gene encoding arsenite methyltransferase: MSMETEIKQVVRERYAAAAVVRTSCCGSKSPAVASGPDLGLNIIGDAYHHVDGYLAEADLGVGCGVPTHHAGLKEGDVVLDLGSGAGIDVFVARRIVGEAGRVIGVDMTAEMIARARENAAKLGYENVEFRLGEIESLPVDSEAVDAVISNCVLNLVPNKARAFAEIFRVLRRGAHFCVADIVATGELPPPIREAAALYVGCIAGALPVSDYLRLIGMAGFEDIEVAEITPVDLPDDILAPHVEGPDIAAFRRSGVTVQSITVRATKPG, from the coding sequence TTGAGCATGGAGACCGAGATCAAGCAGGTTGTGCGCGAGCGCTACGCCGCGGCCGCCGTGGTCAGGACGAGCTGCTGTGGTTCGAAGTCCCCCGCGGTTGCGAGCGGTCCCGATCTTGGCTTGAACATCATCGGTGACGCGTATCACCACGTCGACGGCTACCTCGCCGAGGCCGACCTTGGCGTTGGTTGTGGGGTGCCAACACACCACGCCGGTCTGAAGGAGGGGGACGTCGTCCTCGATCTCGGCTCCGGTGCCGGGATCGACGTCTTCGTCGCGCGCCGGATCGTCGGCGAGGCGGGGCGGGTCATCGGCGTCGATATGACCGCCGAGATGATTGCCCGTGCCCGGGAAAACGCCGCGAAACTCGGCTACGAAAACGTCGAATTCCGCTTGGGCGAGATCGAAAGCCTGCCGGTGGACAGCGAGGCGGTCGATGCCGTCATCAGCAACTGCGTGCTGAACCTCGTTCCCAATAAGGCACGCGCGTTCGCTGAGATCTTCCGGGTGCTGCGGCGAGGCGCGCATTTCTGCGTCGCCGATATCGTCGCCACCGGTGAACTGCCGCCGCCGATCAGAGAGGCCGCCGCTCTTTATGTCGGATGCATCGCCGGCGCGCTGCCCGTGAGCGATTATCTGCGCCTGATCGGGATGGCGGGGTTCGAGGACATCGAGGTCGCCGAAATCACCCCTGTCGATCTGCCCGATGATATCCTTGCCCCGCATGTCGAAGGACCCGATATCGCCGCGTTTCGGCGGAGCGGCGTCACGGTGCAAAGCATCACGGTGCGCGCGACGAAACCGGGGTAG
- a CDS encoding response regulator transcription factor — protein MTDPVTVLIVDDEPPIRRFLRTSLTAQGYRVVESEAGGEALERLRGSPPDVIVLDLGLPDMDGLEVIRSIRRHSAVPVIVLSSRGDEKGKVQALDFGADDYVTKPFGMDELIARIRTAIRHRYHQQGERSVYSNGVLSVDLVRRIVRVNNEEIKLSRKEYDILSLLVAHAGKVLTHQFLLREIWRTPTDVQYLRIYIKQLRQKIEPVPQEPRYILTEMGVGYRLHEPD, from the coding sequence ATGACTGATCCCGTAACCGTGCTCATCGTCGACGACGAGCCTCCGATCCGACGCTTTCTGCGCACCAGCTTGACGGCGCAGGGGTATCGGGTGGTGGAATCGGAAGCCGGCGGCGAGGCACTGGAACGTCTCCGTGGCAGCCCGCCGGATGTGATCGTCCTCGATCTCGGCCTGCCCGACATGGACGGGCTTGAGGTGATCCGCTCGATCCGCCGCCATTCGGCCGTGCCGGTCATCGTCCTGTCGTCCCGCGGCGACGAAAAAGGCAAGGTCCAAGCGCTCGATTTCGGTGCCGACGACTACGTTACCAAGCCGTTCGGCATGGATGAACTGATCGCGCGGATCCGTACCGCCATCCGGCACCGCTACCATCAGCAGGGCGAGCGCTCGGTTTACAGCAACGGCGTCCTGTCTGTGGATCTCGTCCGCAGGATCGTTCGCGTCAACAACGAAGAAATCAAGCTGTCGCGCAAGGAATATGACATTCTTTCTCTTCTCGTCGCCCACGCCGGCAAGGTTCTGACCCACCAGTTTCTCCTGCGCGAAATCTGGAGGACGCCGACAGACGTGCAGTACCTGAGGATCTACATCAAGCAGCTTCGCCAGAAGATCGAGCCAGTGCCGCAGGAGCCGCGCTACATCCTCACGGAAATGGGCGTCGGCTATCGGTTGCACGAACCGGACTGA
- a CDS encoding sodium ion-translocating decarboxylase subunit beta, with protein MWDQTLVFLQALLDQTGAAKFWWGNALMIAIGCTMIYLALAKKYEPFLLIGIGFACVVSNVPGSDLILPGGLFNYAYQGVALLIIPPLIFLGVGAMTDFGPMIANPKLVILGAGAHLGIFVALIGAKALGFSISESGAIGIIGGADGPMAIFVTMKLAPHLLPQISVAAYSYMALMPLIQPPVMRLLTSKKEREMGMPQMRSVTRLEKIVFPVVMAIIVNMFFPPVAPLITMLMLGNLLKEVLMVDRLARTAGGGLMNVITITLTLAIGSTMAADTFVTLKTLEIVFLGLIAFIFGTGSGVLTARIMNLFMSNKINPLLGSAGIASVPIAARVAHVVANKANPENFLIYHAMGPNLAGVFGTAISGGIMLALLGVR; from the coding sequence ATGTGGGATCAAACGCTCGTTTTCTTGCAGGCGCTGCTCGATCAAACCGGAGCTGCAAAGTTCTGGTGGGGCAATGCACTCATGATCGCCATTGGCTGCACCATGATCTATCTTGCATTGGCGAAGAAGTATGAACCATTCTTATTGATCGGCATCGGCTTTGCGTGCGTTGTCTCCAATGTTCCTGGTTCCGATCTCATTCTGCCAGGTGGATTGTTCAATTACGCCTACCAAGGTGTGGCGCTCCTGATCATTCCACCGCTGATCTTTCTCGGCGTTGGTGCAATGACCGATTTCGGTCCGATGATCGCCAATCCCAAGCTGGTCATTCTCGGTGCGGGGGCACACCTCGGTATCTTTGTCGCGTTGATCGGCGCCAAAGCCCTCGGCTTCTCCATCTCCGAGTCCGGCGCGATCGGCATCATCGGCGGCGCCGATGGCCCAATGGCGATCTTCGTGACGATGAAGCTCGCTCCCCACCTGCTGCCGCAGATTTCGGTCGCCGCCTATTCTTACATGGCGCTCATGCCGCTGATTCAGCCGCCGGTCATGCGGCTGCTGACGTCGAAGAAGGAACGCGAGATGGGCATGCCGCAAATGCGTTCGGTCACCCGCCTCGAAAAGATCGTCTTTCCGGTCGTCATGGCGATTATCGTCAATATGTTTTTCCCACCGGTTGCACCGCTCATCACCATGCTCATGCTGGGCAATCTGCTGAAAGAAGTGCTGATGGTCGACCGCTTGGCGCGAACGGCCGGTGGTGGACTGATGAACGTCATCACCATCACCCTGACCTTGGCGATCGGCTCCACCATGGCGGCCGATACCTTCGTTACCCTCAAGACCCTTGAGATCGTCTTCCTCGGACTGATCGCGTTTATCTTCGGCACCGGCTCGGGCGTGCTGACGGCGAGGATCATGAACCTGTTCATGAGCAACAAGATCAATCCGCTCCTCGGCTCCGCCGGTATCGCCTCCGTGCCGATCGCCGCGCGCGTTGCCCATGTCGTCGCCAACAAGGCCAATCCGGAGAATTTCCTGATCTATCACGCGATGGGACCCAATCTCGCCGGCGTGTTCGGGACGGCCATTTCCGGCGGCATCATGCTGGCGCTGCTGGGCGTGCGATAG
- a CDS encoding arylsulfatase, producing MIRSIVSVLAIGIVALASLPAQAQSVAGSKPNILLIVGDDVGYGDLGPYLGGKARGMPTPNFDQLAEEGMTFTTFYAQPSCTPGRAAIQTGRIPNRSGMTTVAFQGQGGGLPAAEWTLASVLKQAGYHTYFTGKWHLGEADYALPNAQGYDEMKYAFLYHLNAYTYGDPNWFPAMSPELRKMFQEVTKGSLSGKAGEKPTEDFKVNGEYVDTPEKGVVGIPFLDAYVEKAALGFLDEAKKSGAPFFINVNFMKVHQPNLPAPEFEHKSLSKTKYADSIVELDTRVGNLLKKLDDLGLSDNTVVFFTTDNGAWQDVYPDAGYTPFRGTKGTVREGGNRVPAFVRWPGKVQPHSKSDDIVGGLDLMASFASLAGVELPKKDRDGQPIIFDSYDMTPVWLGSGPSERNSWFYFTENELSPGAARVGQYKYVFNLRGDDGKATGGLAVDTNLGWKGPESYVATVPQVFDLWQDPQERYDIFMTTFTESTWAMVPANVEMQKLMKTYVDYPPRKLQSETYTGPITLSQYERFMNVRDALKKEGFSLPMPTGN from the coding sequence ATGATACGATCCATTGTGTCGGTGCTTGCCATCGGCATTGTCGCACTCGCGTCGCTGCCGGCGCAGGCTCAGTCCGTTGCAGGCAGCAAGCCGAACATTCTGCTGATCGTCGGCGACGACGTCGGTTACGGCGATCTGGGGCCATATCTCGGGGGGAAAGCCCGAGGCATGCCGACCCCGAATTTCGATCAACTCGCGGAAGAAGGGATGACGTTCACTACCTTCTACGCCCAGCCGAGCTGCACGCCGGGTCGCGCGGCGATCCAGACCGGGCGCATTCCGAACCGGAGCGGCATGACGACTGTCGCCTTCCAGGGGCAGGGCGGCGGGCTGCCCGCCGCCGAGTGGACGCTGGCGTCCGTGCTCAAGCAGGCGGGATACCATACTTACTTCACCGGCAAATGGCATCTCGGCGAAGCCGACTACGCGCTGCCGAACGCGCAGGGCTACGACGAGATGAAATATGCCTTCCTTTACCACTTGAACGCCTACACTTACGGCGATCCGAACTGGTTCCCGGCGATGAGCCCGGAGCTGCGGAAGATGTTCCAGGAGGTGACGAAGGGATCGCTCTCCGGCAAGGCGGGCGAAAAGCCCACCGAGGACTTCAAGGTTAACGGGGAGTACGTGGATACGCCGGAGAAAGGTGTCGTCGGCATCCCCTTCCTCGACGCCTATGTCGAGAAGGCCGCACTCGGGTTCCTCGACGAGGCGAAGAAGTCCGGGGCGCCGTTCTTCATCAACGTCAATTTCATGAAGGTGCATCAACCGAACCTTCCGGCGCCGGAGTTCGAACACAAGTCGCTGTCCAAGACCAAATACGCCGACTCGATCGTCGAGCTGGATACCCGCGTCGGCAATCTTCTAAAGAAGCTCGATGATCTGGGGCTGAGCGATAACACGGTGGTGTTCTTCACCACCGACAACGGAGCTTGGCAGGACGTTTATCCGGACGCGGGATACACGCCGTTCCGGGGTACGAAGGGCACGGTTCGCGAAGGTGGCAATCGTGTGCCGGCATTCGTGCGCTGGCCCGGCAAGGTTCAGCCGCATTCCAAGAGCGACGACATCGTCGGCGGCCTCGACCTGATGGCCAGCTTCGCATCTCTCGCCGGTGTCGAGCTGCCGAAGAAGGACCGGGATGGTCAGCCGATAATCTTCGACAGCTACGACATGACGCCAGTCTGGCTGGGCAGCGGACCATCCGAGCGGAATAGTTGGTTCTACTTCACCGAGAACGAGCTGTCGCCGGGTGCTGCCCGCGTCGGGCAGTACAAGTACGTCTTTAATCTTCGTGGCGATGACGGGAAAGCGACCGGCGGCCTTGCCGTTGACACCAACTTGGGTTGGAAAGGGCCTGAGAGCTATGTCGCAACCGTGCCGCAGGTGTTCGACCTGTGGCAGGACCCGCAGGAACGTTACGACATCTTCATGACCACGTTCACCGAGAGCACGTGGGCAATGGTTCCCGCCAACGTCGAGATGCAAAAGCTGATGAAGACGTATGTCGACTATCCGCCGCGTAAGCTCCAGAGCGAGACCTATACCGGTCCGATCACGCTGAGCCAGTATGAGCGCTTCATGAACGTGCGTGACGCGCTGAAAAAAGAAGGCTTCTCGCTTCCGATGCCGACGGGCAACTAA